In a single window of the Antedon mediterranea chromosome 1, ecAntMedi1.1, whole genome shotgun sequence genome:
- the LOC140039708 gene encoding ATP synthase subunit beta, mitochondrial-like, with product MLHAVRKSFSALKAAQPSLSSVITAQKSSSLVPAVACSKRQYAADAKAAAAAQPVGKIVSVIGAVVDVQFEDALPPILNALEVQGRTTRLVLEVSQHLGESTVRTIAMDGTEGLVRGQECVDTGSPISIPVGPETLGRIINVIGEPIDERGPIPTERRAAIHAEAPEFIEMNVEQEILETGIKVVDLLAPYAKGGKIGLFGGAGVGKTVLIMELINNIAKAHGGYSVFAGVGERTREGNDLYHEMIEGGVIDLKGNKSKVALVYGQMNEPPGARARVALTGLTVAEYFRDQEGQDVLLFIDNIFRFTQAGSEVSALLGRIPSAVGYQPTLATDMGTMQERITTTTKGSITSVQAIYVPADDLTDPAPATTFAHLDATTVLSRGIAELGIYPAVDPLDSSSRIMDPFIVGDEHYNIARGVQKILQDHRSLQDIIAILGMDELSEEDKLTVSRARKIQRFLSQPFQVAEVFIGTPGKLVPLSETIVGFNKILKGEMDQYPDVAFHMVGNIEEVVAKADALAEELA from the exons AACGGCAATATGCTGCAGACGCCAAGGCAGCAGCAGCAGCACAACCTGTAGGTAAAATTGTATCGGTTATTGGTGCTGTAGTAGACGTCCAGTTTGAAGATGCTTTACCACCAATCCTTAATGCATTGGAGGTGCAAGGAAGGACAACAAGACTGGTTCTTGAGGTTTCACAGCATTTAG GTGAAAGCACAGTGCGGACAATTGCTATGGATGGTACAGAGGGGCTTGTACGTGGACAGGAATGTGTAGATACCGGATCACCAATCAGTATCCCTGTAGGGCCAGAGACACTTGGCAGGATCATCAACGTTATAGGTGAACCAATTGATGAAAGAGGCCCGATCCCAACAGAAAG GCGAGCAGCTATCCATGCAGAAGCACCAGAGTTTATAGAAATGAATGTAGAACAAGAAATTCTAGAAACTGGAATCAAAGTCGTAGATCTACTTGCTCCATATGCCAAGGGTGGTAAGATTG GTCTATTTGGTGGAGCTGGTGTAGGAAAAACTGTATTAATTATGGAACTGATCAATAACATTGCCAAAGCTCACGGTGGCTACTCGGTCTTTGCCGGTGTCGGAGAAAGAACACGCGAAGGAAACGATCTTTACCATGAAATGATTGAAGGTGGGGTCATTGACCTTAAAGGAAACAAATCAAAG GTAGCCCTTGTATATGGTCAGATGAATGAGCCTCCCGGTGCTCGTGCTCGTGTTGCCTTAACTGGTTTGACGGTCGCAGAATATTTCCGTGATCAAGAGGGACAGGATGTACTGCTCTTCATTGACAACATTTTTAGGTTCACACAGGCTGGTTCAGAAGTGTCAGCCTTGCTGGGTCGTATCCCATCAGCTGTAGGTTATCAACCAACACTGGCTACTGATATGGGTACTATGCAAGAGAGGATTACTACCACTACCAAGGGATCAATTACATCTGTACAG GCTATCTATGTACCTGCTGATGATTTGACTGATCCAGCCCCAGCCACAACCTTTGCTCATTTGGATGCTACCACAGTTTTGTCCCGTGGTATTGCTGAGTTGGGTATCTACCCTGCTGTAGATCCTCTTGATTCCTCATCACGTATCATGGATCCATTCATTGTTGGAGATGAACATTACAACATTGCTCGTGGTGTGCAAAAGATCCTCCAG GACCATCGATCACTGCAGGACATCATTGCTATTCTGGGTATGGATGAATTGTCGGAAGAAGATAAACTAACTGTATCGCGTGCACGCAAGATCCAACGATTCCTCTCGCAGCCCTTCCAAGTTGCCGAAGTTTTCATCGGAACGCCTGGCAAACTTGTGCCACTTTCAGAGACCATAGTTGGATTTAACAAGATTCTTAAAG GTGAGATGGATCAGTACCCAGATGTAGCATTTCACATGGTTGGAAACATTGAAGAAGTTGTAGCCAAGGCTGACGCTCTAGCTGAAGAACTTGCTTAA